From the Deltaproteobacteria bacterium genome, one window contains:
- a CDS encoding MCE family protein has protein sequence MSVRTPILVGIVIVVAVVAFSFLVMTTSKDRFGGDDNTYILYADFDDASGIRFKTRLQINGLDVGKIEKITHVRGDDGRLKARVMLRLLKEYPVYKNAVLRKVAESLLGDFRLDLDPGTNAAAIIPAEGIILNVVSRSDLEQIQESLKKVTSNVNDVTESLAHVLSGPEGEGSIKQILENVEKSMAAIEQTTRILSQVVSRNDQVIEGIIHDLGKLTSELASSASPGGDLKQLIENLSHLSARLDRIATSIDNMVGGESEVAAGGGQLRQTVDRLNETAAHLSNIARKIDEGKGSLGKVINDPTLANRAEETLENAKELVGGLSKLQTQIELRTQYEVPFPGASQDLISGVKNILALHIIPRPDKYYILEAISDPRGTQTRKIIATKDPEQPNGNVSQVEVVETSYNAVKFSAQLAKRYYFLTLRFGFIENTGGVGFNLHGLDDRLELRFDAFDFSRRDPVHNRDVYPRFRATGLLNLANHIYAQGGIDDPFNRELRTWFLGGALRFTDEDLKALLSVSSAVP, from the coding sequence ATGAGCGTACGTACACCCATACTAGTTGGTATCGTAATTGTTGTCGCAGTGGTGGCATTTTCTTTTTTAGTGATGACAACTAGCAAAGACCGTTTTGGTGGCGATGACAATACCTATATTTTGTACGCTGATTTTGATGACGCCAGTGGTATACGTTTTAAAACTAGATTACAAATTAATGGCCTCGATGTTGGCAAGATTGAAAAAATAACTCATGTTAGGGGTGATGATGGTCGCCTAAAAGCGCGAGTTATGCTGCGTTTACTTAAAGAATATCCAGTTTATAAGAATGCAGTATTACGTAAAGTTGCCGAATCATTACTGGGGGATTTTCGTCTTGATCTTGACCCTGGCACCAATGCTGCAGCAATAATCCCAGCAGAGGGTATTATTCTTAATGTAGTTTCCCGATCAGATTTAGAACAGATACAAGAGAGTTTGAAAAAAGTAACCAGCAACGTTAATGACGTTACCGAAAGTTTAGCACATGTTTTATCTGGTCCAGAGGGTGAAGGTTCAATAAAGCAGATATTAGAAAATGTCGAAAAATCGATGGCGGCCATTGAACAGACCACTCGTATTTTATCACAAGTAGTAAGCCGTAATGACCAAGTTATAGAAGGTATTATTCATGATTTAGGCAAATTAACGAGCGAGCTTGCTTCATCAGCATCACCAGGCGGTGATTTAAAACAATTGATTGAGAATTTATCGCATCTTTCTGCACGACTTGATCGCATTGCTACATCTATTGACAATATGGTTGGTGGTGAAAGTGAAGTGGCCGCAGGTGGTGGTCAGCTTCGCCAAACTGTTGATCGCTTAAATGAGACAGCGGCGCATTTAAGTAATATCGCACGCAAAATTGATGAAGGTAAGGGTTCTTTAGGTAAAGTAATAAATGATCCCACCCTGGCAAATCGTGCCGAAGAAACTCTTGAAAACGCTAAAGAACTTGTGGGTGGTTTATCAAAATTGCAAACGCAAATTGAACTGCGTACGCAATATGAAGTGCCATTTCCTGGTGCTAGTCAAGATCTCATCTCAGGAGTTAAAAATATTTTAGCGCTGCATATCATTCCGCGACCAGATAAGTATTATATTCTTGAAGCTATATCTGATCCACGTGGTACGCAAACCCGTAAAATTATCGCCACTAAAGATCCTGAACAACCTAATGGCAATGTTTCTCAAGTAGAAGTAGTCGAGACTTCATATAACGCGGTAAAATTTTCGGCACAGTTAGCCAAACGCTATTATTTTCTAACCTTACGCTTCGGTTTTATTGAGAACACTGGCGGAGTGGGTTTTAATTTACATGGCTTAGACGATCGCTTAGAACTTCGTTTTGATGCCTTTGATTTTTCGCGACGTGACCCAGTTCACAATCGTGATGTTTATCCGCGTTTTCGCGCGACCGGTCTCTTGAATCTTGCTAATCACATTTATGCTCAAGGTGGTATTGATGATCCCTTTAATCGCGAATTGCGTACGTGGTTTTTAGGCGGCGCTTTGCGTTTTACCGACGAAGATTTAAAAGCGCTATTGAGTGTATCGTCGGCAGTACCGTAA